From a single Vibrio toranzoniae genomic region:
- a CDS encoding HU family DNA-binding protein — protein MNKSQLVEHIATSADISKEQAGSALSALVEGISGTLAKGDDVAILGFGSFKVNTRAARTGRNPRTGEEIQISESKAPAFKAGKALKEACNL, from the coding sequence ATGAACAAATCTCAATTAGTTGAACACATCGCTACTTCTGCTGATATCTCAAAAGAGCAAGCGGGTTCAGCGTTAAGTGCTCTCGTTGAAGGTATCTCTGGTACACTAGCTAAAGGTGATGACGTAGCGATACTAGGATTTGGTAGCTTTAAAGTTAACACCCGTGCCGCCCGTACTGGCCGTAACCCACGCACAGGAGAAGAAATTCAAATATCCGAATCAAAAGCGCCAGCCTTTAAAGCAGGAAAAGCACTAAAAGAGGCGTGTAACCTTTAA
- a CDS encoding UDP-N-acetylglucosamine 2-epimerase: MVHILIGTRAQLIKMLPIMRKLQDQGIEYNFIFMAQHRETIFEILQEFGIKDPDYILGDEGQDIVRSLQMLCWSIKVLWVGIKDKRKVFKGDQKGVVLIHGDAPPLLLGAILAKCQKLRVASVEAGLRSFNLLKPFPEELIRVITAKLGLVDIFYCQDSVSVANVQNYNKHVVNTEGNSIVDTIRLASEINKHSINMDSTHKKRFAIVSLHRFETISSRDGLVKIVGIIEKITTLIEVKFILHPPTREALKKHDLYSSLEKNNRLELIPRKTFLQFNELILNAEFMVTDGGSNQEECAFLGIPCLIIRNETERRDGLGENAVLSYFKYDVINDFIENNADYRRPRQTLERSPSEIIIDDLVKTL; this comes from the coding sequence ATGGTGCATATTTTAATTGGTACTCGTGCTCAACTCATAAAAATGCTTCCAATTATGAGGAAGTTGCAAGATCAAGGCATTGAATACAACTTCATCTTTATGGCTCAGCACCGAGAAACAATATTCGAAATATTACAAGAGTTCGGAATCAAAGATCCTGACTACATATTAGGTGATGAAGGGCAAGATATTGTTCGCAGTCTTCAGATGTTATGTTGGTCGATTAAGGTTCTCTGGGTGGGAATTAAGGACAAGCGAAAGGTATTTAAGGGCGATCAAAAAGGGGTCGTGCTTATACATGGCGATGCCCCTCCTTTATTGCTGGGGGCCATCTTGGCCAAATGTCAAAAACTAAGAGTGGCTTCAGTTGAAGCTGGACTTCGTTCCTTCAACCTATTAAAGCCTTTCCCTGAAGAGTTGATTCGAGTCATCACGGCTAAACTAGGTCTTGTTGATATTTTTTATTGCCAAGACTCTGTTTCTGTAGCGAATGTCCAAAATTATAATAAGCATGTAGTCAATACAGAGGGCAATTCGATTGTTGACACGATTCGACTAGCCAGTGAAATCAATAAGCATTCGATTAATATGGATTCTACCCATAAAAAGCGTTTTGCTATTGTGTCGCTTCATCGATTTGAAACCATTTCAAGTCGCGATGGCTTAGTAAAGATTGTTGGGATTATAGAGAAAATAACCACGTTAATTGAAGTAAAGTTTATTCTGCACCCTCCAACTCGAGAGGCTCTAAAGAAGCATGATTTGTATAGTTCGTTGGAAAAAAATAACAGATTAGAACTGATTCCGAGAAAGACATTTTTGCAATTTAATGAACTTATCTTAAATGCTGAATTTATGGTCACTGATGGTGGTAGTAACCAAGAAGAGTGTGCATTTCTTGGAATTCCATGCTTAATTATTCGAAATGAAACAGAGAGAAGGGATGGGCTTGGTGAAAACGCGGTTCTTTCATATTTTAAATACGACGTTATTAATGACTTTATAGAAAACAACGCTGATTATCGTCGCCCCAGACAAACTCTTGAAAGAAGCCCTAGTGAAATCATCATTGATGACCTCGTTAAGACGTTGTGA
- a CDS encoding VC0807 family protein, translating to MSNTENKQSSPLFEILFNVFLPSFILMKFSGDEHLGTGLALLVALSFPIAYGGMELIRNKKFNFIAALGFVSVLLTGGIGFFELDTRWLALKEALIPGLIGLAVLGSTFTRYPFIQKVIFTPALLNTPLIEERLRQFGNQAQFYRCLMTSNYLFASTFAFSSAMNYFLATWIVTSPTGTPAFNEELGKLTLYSYPAIAIPSLLMMLGIFYYIWRQVRSMTSLETEQIFVTK from the coding sequence ATGAGTAACACAGAAAACAAACAATCGAGCCCTCTATTCGAGATTCTTTTTAACGTATTTCTCCCTTCTTTCATCCTAATGAAGTTCAGTGGAGATGAACACCTTGGAACGGGTTTAGCATTACTTGTCGCGCTATCCTTCCCTATCGCTTATGGTGGTATGGAGCTCATACGTAACAAAAAATTTAACTTCATCGCGGCCCTTGGCTTTGTTAGCGTACTATTAACGGGCGGCATCGGTTTCTTCGAGCTGGACACTCGCTGGTTAGCGTTAAAAGAAGCCCTGATCCCAGGCTTAATAGGTTTAGCGGTTCTTGGATCGACGTTCACTCGATACCCATTTATACAAAAAGTCATCTTCACGCCTGCGCTACTAAACACTCCTCTGATTGAAGAGCGCTTAAGGCAGTTCGGCAACCAAGCGCAGTTTTACCGTTGTCTGATGACATCAAATTACCTGTTCGCCAGCACTTTCGCATTCTCTTCTGCGATGAACTATTTTCTAGCAACTTGGATTGTAACAAGCCCTACAGGAACACCAGCCTTTAATGAAGAACTTGGTAAGTTGACACTTTACAGCTACCCAGCGATTGCCATACCAAGCCTTTTAATGATGCTTGGTATTTTCTATTACATCTGGCGCCAAGTCCGCTCCATGACCTCGCTAGAAACAGAACAAATTTTTGTTACTAAATAG
- a CDS encoding glutathione S-transferase N-terminal domain-containing protein, translated as MQLYLNETSPFSRVVVATALLSRSSPLSFVWVDPWSSPENLKRVNPFCLIPALELEDGTSLTESLCICQYLIETYQPQTLRQVTFSDTNEMQQLGTAKTLMEIAFRTAAITRYSDNDNPLIQRGKEGILGSLKQLDQMIEQHGLDAHLTNNLSTLYLHVALDYVKFRHATLFDEVVSRNIIDFMRQSPFRSILSQINIDALAQKPTYDRLFVACSL; from the coding sequence ATGCAACTTTACCTCAACGAAACGTCGCCTTTTTCACGCGTCGTAGTAGCAACGGCACTGCTATCACGCAGCTCACCACTATCATTTGTTTGGGTTGACCCATGGAGTTCTCCAGAGAACCTAAAAAGAGTCAACCCGTTTTGTCTAATCCCTGCGTTAGAACTTGAAGACGGCACATCGCTCACCGAAAGTTTGTGTATTTGCCAGTACCTCATTGAAACCTATCAACCTCAAACACTACGCCAAGTGACGTTCAGTGATACCAATGAAATGCAACAATTGGGAACAGCCAAGACATTAATGGAGATAGCGTTTCGAACCGCAGCGATCACTCGCTATTCAGACAACGATAATCCACTTATACAAAGAGGAAAAGAAGGCATTCTTGGTTCATTAAAGCAACTTGACCAAATGATAGAACAACACGGACTAGACGCTCACCTTACTAATAACCTCTCTACTCTGTACCTCCATGTTGCTCTAGATTATGTGAAATTCCGTCATGCTACATTGTTTGATGAAGTTGTTAGCCGCAACATAATCGATTTCATGCGACAGTCTCCCTTTAGGAGTATATTGTCTCAAATCAATATCGACGCTTTAGCTCAAAAGCCCACCTATGATCGATTATTTGTGGCCTGTAGCCTGTAG